A window of Myxococcales bacterium contains these coding sequences:
- a CDS encoding FHA domain-containing protein, which yields MDESSRHSRDVQGVAHGRNAPRDPTRAVAPEEARWRLVELNADGSEGSIHLITSDVTEIGRRGRDIAEPDDEQMADHHASLVYESGEWFIADSGTGTGVWLRLDAQEGRPLESDDQIWLGAQILVAVVEDDRWYLVHYGPSGEMRETHAVVEGGMIVGRGSDHELDPDDGLLSRRHAEFRVLDGVLHVFDRGASNGTFVKVSGATVLHQGSEFRIATKGYRLELGIE from the coding sequence GTGGACGAGTCGTCGCGGCACTCGCGGGATGTTCAGGGCGTCGCGCACGGCCGCAACGCCCCCCGAGATCCGACGCGAGCGGTCGCACCCGAAGAAGCGCGCTGGCGCCTCGTGGAACTCAATGCGGATGGGTCCGAAGGGTCAATTCATTTGATTACGAGCGATGTCACCGAGATCGGACGACGGGGTCGCGATATTGCCGAACCCGACGACGAGCAGATGGCGGACCATCACGCGAGCCTGGTATATGAGTCGGGCGAGTGGTTCATTGCCGATTCGGGAACGGGGACGGGAGTTTGGCTGCGCCTCGATGCCCAGGAGGGTCGACCCCTCGAGAGCGACGATCAGATCTGGCTGGGCGCGCAGATCCTCGTAGCCGTCGTGGAAGACGATCGCTGGTACCTGGTCCACTACGGACCGAGCGGAGAGATGCGAGAAACGCATGCAGTCGTCGAGGGCGGAATGATCGTCGGGCGGGGCTCCGATCACGAACTCGATCCCGACGACGGCTTGTTGTCGCGCCGACATGCTGAGTTTCGCGTCCTGGATGGAGTACTCCACGTCTTCGATCGAGGCGCCAGCAACGGGACCTTCGTAAAGGTGTCGGGCGCGACGGTGCTCCATCAGGGATCAGAATTCCGCATCGCGACCAAGGGTTACCGGCTCGAGCTGGGAATAGAGTAA